In the Brassica napus cultivar Da-Ae chromosome A7, Da-Ae, whole genome shotgun sequence genome, one interval contains:
- the LOC125576363 gene encoding protein WALLS ARE THIN 1-like, producing the protein MSDNTDNRRAIWGVPEKLQLHIAMLTLQFGYAGFHVVSRAALNMGISKLVFPVYRNIIALLLLLPFAYFLEKKERPAITLNFIIQFFFLALIGITANQGFYLLGLDYTSPTFASSMQNSVPAITFLMAALLRIEKVRINRRDGISKVLGTALCVAGASVITLYKGPTIYTPTSNLHAHLLTTNSAASAVLAPLGDAAPKNWTLGCIYLIGHCLSWSGWLVFQAPVLKSYPARLSVTSYTLLFGIIQFVIIAAFCERDSQAWVFHSGWELFTILYAGIVASGIAFAVQIWCIDRGGPVFVAVYQPVQTLVVAIMASIALGEEFYLGGIIGAVLIIAGLYFVLYGKSEERKFAALEKAAIQSSAEHGIERAPISRGSITTPLLHQSTSNV; encoded by the exons ATGTCTGATAACACCGATAACCGGAGAGCAATATGGGGAGTTCCGGAGAAGCTTCAGCTTCACATAGCGATGCTCACGTTACAATTCGGTTACGCAGGATTCCACGTGGTCTCGAGAGCTGCTCTTAACATGGGAATCAGCAAACTTGTCTTCCCTGTTTACCGTAACATCATCGCcttgcttcttctccttcccTTCGCTTACTTCCTCGAAAA GAAAGAGAGACCAGCGATTACTCTCAACTTTATCATCCAGTTCTTCTTTTTGGCACTCATCgg AATAACAGCGAACCAAGGGTTTTACTTGTTGGGTCTGGACTACACTTCACCAACGTTTGCTTCTTCCATGCAAAACTCTGTTCCCGCCATCACCTTTCTCATGGCTGCTCTTCTCAG GATtgagaaagttagaataaacaGAAGAGACGGCATCTCCAAAGTCTTAGGAACAGCACTTTGCGTCGCCGGAGCTTCTGTCATCACTCTCTACAAGGGTCCCACCATCTACACACCCACTAGCAACCTCCACGCTCACCTCCTCACAACCAACTCCGCCGCCTCCGCCGTCTTAGCGCCGCTTGGAGACGCCGCGCCAAAAAACTGGACTCTTGGCTGCATCTACCTGATTGGTCACTGTCTCTCCTGGTCCGGTTGGCTCGTGTTTCAAGCTCCGGTTCTTAAATCTTATCCGGCGAGGCTCTCGGTTACGTCTTACACCCTTTTGTTCGGAATCATCCAGTTCGTGATCATCGCTGCTTTCTGCGAAAGAGATTCTCAGGCTTGGGTTTTTCACTCCGGTTGGGAGCTTTTCACCATCCTATACGCA gGAATAGTGGCGTCTGGAATCGCGTTTGCGGTTCAGATTTGGTGTATTGACAGAGGGGGTCCAGTCTTCGTTGCTGTTTACCAACCTGTTCAGACTTTGGTCGTTGCCATAATGGCTTCGATTGCTTTAGGCGAGGAGTTTTACTTGGGCGG TATTATTGGAGCTGTGCTGATTATAGCGGGACTTTACTTTGTGTTGTACGGTAAGAGCGAAGAGAGGAAGTTTGCAGCTCTAGAGAAGGCGGCGATCCAGTCCTCCGCGGAGCATGGTATAGAGCGTGCACCCATTTCTCGCGGCTCCATCACAACTCCACTGCTCCATCAGTCAACGAGCAACGTTTGA
- the LOC106357301 gene encoding protein SHI RELATED SEQUENCE 5 yields MAGFFYLGGRDNNNSKQDHHQVDKDHHHHQDKSNYLYLYKDEIYNTNKGFEIWPPQYFQQQQEQQQHVTPPSNFYSFGMVPSGSSSGNNNNNRSRGLYFNVVSDHEPGGFTVTRQGGMNCQDCGNQAKKDCPHMRCRTCCKSRGFHCQTHVKSTWVPAAKRRERLAQLASLQHHSASSRETPNANAKRLREVDGGDNDDDKDHNGGGGSSLATRVVNTNSNSGLEAIQKLPPEVSSPAVFRCVRVSSIEEDEDDQEYAYQTAVNIGGHVFKGILYDQGPDQDHHHQFNLLASTATTTNAEEIAAKTAVTIAGNNNSGLILDPSSLYPTQLNSFIAGTPFFTPPRD; encoded by the exons ATGGCAGGATTTTTCTATCTAGGAGGGagagacaacaacaacagcaaacAAGATCATCATCAAGTTGACaaggatcatcatcatcatcaagacAAGAGTAACTATCTTTATCTTTACAAAGACGAGATCTATAACACCAACAAGGGTTTCGAGATTTGGCCTCCACAATACttccaacaacaacaagaacaacaacaacatgtcACACCTCCTTCAAACTTCTACTCCTTTGGAATGGTCCCAAGCGGAAGCAGCAGCGGCAATAACAACAATAACAGGAGCCGGGGTTTATACTTCAACGTAGTCTCCGATCATGAGCCGGGAGGGTTCACCGTAACGAGACAAGGAGGTATGAACTGTCAAGATTGTGGGAATCAAGCTAAGAAAGATTGTCCTCATATGAGATGTAGAACTTGTTGTAAGAGCCGAGGCTTTCACTGTCAGACTCACGTTAAGAGCACTTGGGTTCCTGCTGCTAAACGCCGTGAGCGTTTGGCTCAACTCGCTTCCTTGCAGCACCATTCAGCCTCCAGCCGCGAAACGCCAAACGCAAACGCTAAACGCCTACGTGAAGTAGATGgtggtgataatgatgatgataaagacCATAATGGTGGTGGTGGATCGTCTCTTGCTACCCGTGTGGTGAATACTAATTCTAATTCAG GGTTGGAGGCGATTCAAAAATTACCACCGGAAGTTAGCTCACCGGCGGTTTTCCGATGCGTTCGAGTGAGCTCGATAGAAGAGGATGAAGATGATCAAGAATATGCTTATCAAACGGCTGTGAACATTGGGGGACATGTCTTTAAAGGCATTCTTTATGACCAAGGACCAGATCAAGATCACCACCACCAATTTAACCTCCTTGCATCCACTGCTACAACCACCAATGCCGAAGAGATTGCTGCAAAAACGGCGGTTACTATTGCCGGAAACAATAACAGTGGATTAATTCTTGATCCTTCGTCGCTTTATCCTACTCAACTCAACTCCTTCATCGCCGGTACGCCATTCTTCACACCTCCGAGGGACTAA